A window of Eretmochelys imbricata isolate rEreImb1 chromosome 25, rEreImb1.hap1, whole genome shotgun sequence contains these coding sequences:
- the PLPPR3 gene encoding phospholipid phosphatase-related protein type 3: protein MISPKEKSKAPKDSMTLLPCFYFVELPIVASSIVTLYFLELTDLFKPAKVGFQCYDRALSMPYVETNEEMIPLLMLLSLAFAAPAASIMVGEGIIYCLQSKLKGRSGSEGSINAGGCNFNSFLRRTVRFVGVHVFGLCATALVTDVIQLATGYHAPFFLTVCKPNYTLLGISCDSNPYITQDICSGHDQNAILSARKTFPSQHATLSAFAAVYVSMYFNSIISDSTKLLKPILVFAFAIAAGVCGLTQITQYRSHPIDVYVGFLIGSGIAAYLAYHAVGNFQAPTERAPANPPTKDALRALTQRGHDSVYHQNKSVSTDELNPQTRLDGVNRQVQREKNSLGSLKRASVDVDLLAPRSPMGKENMVTFSNTLPRVNTPSMDDPARRHMTIHVPVDACRSKQLITEWKQKSLEGRSMTLAEEASGHARAGSDSVGADEEEHVPSSLYPTVQARTAERAAMGPRVLIQPRPGASQLVHIPEESQGTANISPTSSSAVRAKWMMMAEKGAGQRVANPPRLMQVIAMSKQQGLVSVTPKHSETSSSSTSSDSSQYRSPSERDSSSIITIDAHAPHHPVVHLSSGNGPWEWKVAQKGSDGQEAYELNEMGKDYRGFRPTRSAGVSPGSSVSDIEQDEPRYGSVATINVATGGGGAAERGEGMPENVLGPTSRESTLRRKPTSLTVSEKDGHTDNEAENYYKKIQANRRFKE from the exons ATGATCTCCCCAAAAGAGAAGTCCAAGGCCCCCAAGGATAGCATGACACTCCTTCCATGCTTCTACTTTGTGGAG CTCCCGATCGTGGCTTCGTCCATCGTGACGCTGTATTTCCTGGAGTTGACCGACCTCTTCAAGCCAGCCAAGGTGGGGTTCCAGTGCTACGACCGGGCCCTGTCCATGCCGTACGTGGAGACCAACGAGGAGATGATCCCCCTGCTGATGCTTCTCAGCCTGGCCTTCGCTGCTCCTGCTGCCTCG ATCATGGTCGGGGAAGGCATCATCTACTGCCTGCAGTCCAAGCTGAAGGGGCGCAGCGGGTCGGAGGGGAGCATCAACGCCGGCGGTTGCAACTTCAACTCCTTCCTGCGCAGGACTGTAAGGTTTGTGG GGGTCCACGTGTTCGGACTCTGTGCCACCGCCCTGGTGACTGACGTGATCCAGCTGGCCACCGGCTACCACGCCCCCTTTTTCCTGACGGTCTGCAAGCCCAACTACACGCTGCTGGGGATCTCCTGTGACTCCAACCCTTACATCACCCAGGACATCTGCTCGGGCCACGACCAGAATGCGATTCTCTCTGCCAG GAAGACTTTCCCGTCCCAGCATGCCACGCTGTCAGCTTTCGCCGCTGTCTACGTGTCG ATGTATTTCAACTCCATCATCTCAGACAGCACCAAGCTTCTGAAGCCCATCCTGGTCTTCGCCTTTGCCATCGCTGCCGGCGTCTGCGGTTTGACCCAGATCACCCAGTACCGCAGCCACCCTATCGACGTCTACGTGGGCTTCCTCATCGGCTCGGGGATTGCCGCCTACCTG GCGTACCACGCCGTGGGCAACTTCCAAGCACCGACCGAGAGGGCCCCGGCCAACCCCCCCACCAAGGACGCCTTGCGGGCCCTGACCCAGCGCGGCCACGACTCGGTGTACCACCAGAATAAGTCGGTCAGCACTGACGAGCTCAACCCCCAGACCCGGCTGGACGGGGTGAACCGCCAGGTCCAGCGGGAGAAGAACTCCCTGGGCAGCCTGAAACGGGCCAGCGTGGACGTGGACCTGCTGGCCCCCCGCAGCCCCATGGGCAAGGAGAACATGGTCACCTTCAGCAACACCCTGCCGCGGGTCAACACCCCCTCCATGGACGACCCCGCCCGGCGCCACATGACCATCCACGTGCCAGTAGACGCCTGCCGCTCCAAGCAGCTCATCACTGAGTGGAAGCAGAAATCCCTGGAGGGCCGGAGTATGACGCTGGCCGAGGAGGCCAGCGGGCACGCGAGGGCTGGCTCAGACTCAGTGGGCGCGGATGAAGAGGAGCACGTCCCCTCCTCACTCTACCCGACAGTGCAGGCCCGCACGGCCGAGCGGGCTGCCATGGGGCCCCGGGTTCTCATCCAGCCCCGGCCAGGGGCGTCCCAGCTGGTTCACATCCCCGAGGAGAGCCAAGGCACCGCCAACAtctcacccaccagcagctcggcCGTGCGGGCCAAGTGGATGATGATGGCGGAGAAGGGGGCGGGCCAGCGGGTGGCCAACCCGCCTCGGCTCATGCAGGTCATCGCCATGTCCAAGCAGCAGGGCCTGGTGTCGGTCACCCCCAAGCACTCGGAGACCTCCTCGTCCTCCACCAGCTCCGACTCTTCCCAGTACCGCTCGCCGTCAGAGCGGGACAGCTCCAGCATCATCACCATCGACGCCCACGCCCCGCACCACCCTGTGGTGCACCTCTCCTCCGGCAACGGGCCCTGGGAGTGGAAGGTGGCCCAGAAAGGCTCGGATGGGCAAGAAGCCTACGAGCTGAACGAGATGGGCAAGGATTACCGGGGCTTCCGGCCCACCAGGAGCGCCGGCGTCTCCCCGGGCTCCTCCGTCAGCGACATCGAGCAAGACGAGCCGCGCTACGGCAGCGTGGCCACCATCAACGTGGCGacgggagggggtggggcggcGGAGCGGGGCGAGGGCATGCCGGAGAACGTGCTAGGCCCCACCAGCCGAGAGTCCACCCTGCGGAGGAAGCCCACCAGCCTCACGGTCAGCGAGAAGGACGGCCACACAGACAACGAGGCGGAAAACTACTACAAGAAAATCCAAGCCAACCGGAGATTTAAGGAGTAA